The following are from one region of the Paenibacillus sp. KS-LC4 genome:
- a CDS encoding stalk domain-containing protein produces MLQIAEAAEKEAESYQIVALGDSLTAGYEYGFDAKSVPYGYAEHVYEQALFHGLRAEYANYGLLGLTSTGFSNLLNAVKEGKSVKVSEVQPGLKDPRAAAILSETVQIEGSIRGADLIIMTIGGNDLLGLDSQLTSTTTDEEKAQLLQAVLAQFETELTDGLQAATSLAPTAKFVIADQYMPIPASVTIGGLSLPLPKDAALLREFQLKAVSQINEKLKTIVAATKTAGFDISIAEVSKSFVGKELGYTSIANKDVHPTRLGYAAMGETYSTTIWNEYLSVRTRPANVPVSIVVRGKELAAASPATMKSNRTFVPMRDITDAIGATLVWNKTNQTATISYNNHTVAFTIGSPTILVDGVKKKLNSPAAYLQKSGKEQKTYLPLAVLSEELGLQVTYRSTLQAVFIN; encoded by the coding sequence GTGTTGCAAATAGCCGAAGCTGCAGAAAAAGAAGCCGAATCCTATCAGATCGTCGCACTTGGAGATTCACTAACTGCCGGCTATGAGTATGGCTTTGATGCGAAATCTGTGCCTTACGGGTATGCGGAGCATGTCTATGAGCAAGCCTTGTTTCATGGACTTCGAGCGGAGTATGCAAACTATGGCCTGCTTGGTCTAACGTCAACCGGCTTTAGTAACTTGCTTAATGCGGTAAAGGAAGGCAAAAGCGTCAAAGTGAGCGAAGTACAGCCTGGACTAAAGGACCCGCGTGCTGCCGCTATCCTTAGCGAAACAGTACAAATAGAAGGCAGCATTCGCGGCGCTGATTTGATCATAATGACGATTGGCGGCAACGATCTGCTTGGGCTCGATTCACAACTCACATCCACAACAACGGATGAGGAGAAAGCACAGCTGCTGCAGGCTGTACTGGCACAATTCGAAACAGAGCTGACTGATGGGCTGCAGGCGGCAACCTCACTCGCGCCAACAGCAAAATTTGTAATCGCCGATCAGTACATGCCAATTCCGGCTTCGGTTACAATCGGCGGGTTAAGCTTGCCTTTGCCTAAAGATGCAGCGCTCCTGCGTGAATTTCAATTAAAAGCGGTGAGCCAGATTAATGAAAAACTTAAAACGATAGTAGCCGCTACTAAAACAGCAGGCTTCGATATTTCTATTGCTGAAGTCAGCAAGTCTTTTGTCGGCAAGGAGCTTGGGTATACGTCGATTGCTAACAAGGATGTCCATCCGACTCGCCTTGGGTACGCGGCTATGGGTGAGACTTATTCTACCACAATATGGAATGAATATTTGAGCGTTCGCACTCGCCCGGCGAATGTGCCCGTCTCTATAGTCGTACGGGGCAAGGAGCTCGCAGCAGCATCTCCTGCCACCATGAAAAGCAATCGCACCTTCGTACCGATGCGCGACATTACAGATGCCATTGGAGCAACGCTTGTATGGAACAAAACAAATCAGACCGCAACCATTTCCTACAATAATCATACGGTAGCATTTACAATTGGATCACCTACTATCCTTGTTGATGGCGTGAAGAAAAAGCTAAACAGCCCTGCCGCTTATTTGCAAAAGAGCGGCAAAGAGCAGAAAACCTATTTGCCGCTAGCGGTTCTCTCCGAGGAGCTTGGCTTGCAGGTTACCTATCGCAGCACGCTTCAAGCGGTCTTTATCAACTAG
- the gltB gene encoding glutamate synthase large subunit, whose amino-acid sequence MKEKIFGLPPKQGLYDPQYEKDACGMGFVANIKGRKSHKIIRQALTLLENMEHRGGQGSEPNTGDGAGIMLQIPHAFFANELKRMEVELPSEGEYAVGMVFLPQDENVRRLLESDLEAIIREEGQTLIAWRTVPTNDAKLGKSAKSVKPFVRQVFIGKNESLKDVLAFERKLYVIRKRAEIAIRFSGKEGGEMFYFPSLSTKKIVYKGMLTTEQVGSFYVELNDESVVTAMALVHSRFSTNTFPSWERAHPFHYLIHNGEINTLRGNVNWMHARQTLFETELFGSDMDKIKPVINPDGSDTAMFDNTLEFLYLSGRSLPHAAMMMVPEPWSNHEGMDDDKKAFYEYHSTLMEPWDGPAAMAFTDGVQIGAFLDRNGLRPARYYVTKDDHIILGSEAGTVVIPPEDILYKDRLRPGMMLLIDTKEGRIISDEEVKKQIATEQPYREWLNEHLIDLEDLPDAPELPELDHETVQQRQQSFGYTFEDLRKVLEPMASSGMEPIASMGYDAPLAVLSDRPQRLYNYFKQLFAQVTNPPIDAIREEIITAVGTTIGPERNLLKPEPESARHIKLETPILSNEQFAKLRHVRRPGFKSITLPIFFTASEGEEGLRAALKQMCEAADRVIDKGHNILILSDRGIDKENAAIPALLAVSALHHHLIRVGTRTKVAILLESGDPREVHHFALLLGYGVSAVNPYLAFETLDDMIRQGLLRNISHEKAVKNFIKAATKGVTKVLSKMGISTIQSYRGAQIFEALGLKEELINEYFTWTPSRIGGIGLDVIAEETLKYHNLAYAEQEGRVTELESGGEYQWRKDGEDHLFSPQTIHTLQMAARSNDYKLYKKFSNLVQGEDKKHMMLRSLLRFKDGRTAIPIEEVEPLESILKRFKTGAMSFGSISKEAHESLAIAMNRLGGRSNTGEGGEDPARFIPDANGDSRRSAIKQVASGRFGVTSNYLVNADEIQIKMAQGAKPGEGGQLPGRKVYPWVAEVRGSTPGVGLISPPPHHDIYSIEDLAELVHDLKNANPRARINVKLVSEVGVGTIAAGVAKGRADIIMVSGYDGGTGASPMNSIRHAGLPWELGLAETHQTLMINNLRDRVTLETDGKMMNGRDVAIAVLLGAEEYGFSTAPLVVLGCVMMRVCQLDTCPVGVATQNPELRAKFMGDPSHVVNYLRFVGEELREIMAELGFRTIQEMVGRVDILEAKHLADHYKAKGLDLSPLLYQPEVSQDAIRYCAQEQNHGLDLSLDVQELVPAAKAALENGEQVRGTFPILNTNRVVGTVLGSEVTRRYGAKGLPEDTISFHFVGSAGQSFGAFVPQGITLSLEGDSNDYVGKGLSGGKVIVAPSSKATFAAEENVIIGNTALYGATSGEAYIRGIAGERFAVRNSGVNVVVEGVGDHGCEYMTGGRVVILGQTGRNFAAGMSGGVAYIYDEQGDFYKHCNIEMVLLERLEDEADIAELRGMIERHVAYTDSAIGGRVLNEWDQSLANFVKVIPKDYKKMLEYIRKAEDSGLTEDAALLSAFEASMKELARTGG is encoded by the coding sequence ATGAAAGAGAAAATTTTTGGATTACCGCCGAAACAAGGTCTGTATGATCCTCAATATGAGAAAGATGCATGCGGCATGGGATTCGTGGCGAACATCAAAGGAAGAAAGTCGCACAAGATTATTCGCCAGGCGCTGACGTTGCTGGAGAATATGGAGCATCGCGGCGGTCAAGGCAGCGAACCAAACACTGGAGATGGAGCGGGAATTATGCTTCAAATCCCTCATGCGTTTTTTGCCAATGAGCTGAAGCGAATGGAAGTGGAGCTGCCAAGCGAGGGAGAATATGCCGTAGGTATGGTGTTTCTGCCGCAGGATGAGAACGTTCGCCGCTTGCTGGAGAGCGATCTTGAAGCTATTATTCGTGAGGAAGGCCAGACGCTCATTGCATGGCGTACGGTGCCGACGAATGATGCTAAGCTCGGTAAGTCTGCCAAGTCGGTTAAGCCTTTTGTCCGCCAAGTGTTTATTGGTAAGAACGAAAGCTTGAAGGACGTCTTGGCATTTGAGCGCAAGCTGTATGTCATTCGCAAACGGGCGGAAATCGCTATTCGCTTTTCGGGCAAGGAAGGCGGAGAAATGTTCTATTTCCCGAGCTTGTCTACGAAGAAAATTGTCTACAAAGGCATGCTTACAACTGAACAGGTCGGCTCCTTCTATGTGGAGCTTAACGATGAGTCCGTCGTTACAGCGATGGCGCTTGTCCACTCTCGTTTCAGTACGAACACGTTCCCAAGCTGGGAACGCGCTCATCCGTTCCATTATTTGATTCATAACGGAGAGATTAATACGCTCCGCGGTAATGTAAACTGGATGCATGCGCGTCAAACGTTGTTCGAGACGGAATTGTTCGGCAGTGACATGGATAAAATTAAACCTGTCATTAATCCAGATGGTTCGGATACAGCGATGTTTGACAATACGCTAGAATTTCTGTATTTGTCTGGCCGCTCCCTGCCGCATGCGGCAATGATGATGGTGCCAGAGCCATGGTCCAACCACGAAGGTATGGATGATGACAAGAAAGCTTTCTATGAATACCACAGCACGTTAATGGAGCCTTGGGATGGACCGGCTGCGATGGCCTTTACAGATGGTGTGCAGATCGGTGCTTTCTTGGACCGCAATGGCTTGCGTCCAGCTCGTTATTACGTGACGAAGGATGATCATATTATTCTTGGCTCTGAGGCGGGTACAGTTGTTATTCCGCCAGAGGATATTTTGTATAAAGATCGCCTGCGCCCAGGTATGATGCTGCTGATCGATACGAAGGAAGGCCGAATCATCTCCGATGAGGAAGTGAAGAAGCAAATCGCGACGGAGCAGCCGTACCGCGAATGGCTGAATGAGCATCTTATCGACCTGGAGGATTTGCCGGACGCGCCGGAATTGCCGGAGCTTGATCATGAGACGGTACAGCAGCGCCAGCAATCCTTCGGTTATACGTTTGAGGATTTGCGCAAGGTGCTTGAGCCTATGGCAAGCAGCGGCATGGAGCCGATCGCTTCGATGGGCTACGACGCTCCGCTTGCTGTATTGTCGGATCGTCCTCAGCGCTTGTACAACTACTTCAAGCAGCTGTTTGCGCAAGTAACGAACCCGCCAATCGACGCGATTCGGGAAGAAATTATAACGGCTGTTGGCACAACAATCGGACCGGAGCGCAATTTGCTGAAGCCGGAGCCGGAGAGTGCGCGCCATATAAAGCTGGAAACGCCAATTTTGTCCAATGAGCAGTTTGCTAAGCTGCGCCATGTGCGTCGTCCAGGCTTCAAGTCGATTACGCTGCCTATTTTCTTCACAGCAAGCGAGGGTGAAGAGGGACTGCGTGCTGCACTGAAGCAAATGTGCGAGGCAGCGGACCGTGTTATTGACAAAGGTCATAATATTTTGATTTTATCCGACCGCGGTATTGATAAAGAAAATGCGGCTATTCCGGCATTGCTTGCCGTATCCGCCTTGCATCACCATTTGATTCGCGTAGGTACTCGGACGAAAGTAGCGATTTTGCTTGAATCCGGCGATCCGCGCGAGGTGCATCACTTTGCGCTGCTGCTCGGCTACGGCGTGAGTGCGGTTAACCCGTATCTAGCATTCGAGACGCTTGATGATATGATCCGCCAAGGCTTGCTGAGAAATATTTCGCATGAGAAAGCGGTCAAAAACTTCATTAAAGCTGCGACTAAAGGTGTAACGAAGGTATTGTCCAAAATGGGTATATCCACGATTCAATCGTACCGTGGCGCTCAAATTTTCGAGGCGCTTGGTTTGAAAGAGGAGCTCATTAACGAATATTTCACTTGGACACCTTCACGTATCGGCGGTATTGGACTTGATGTCATTGCCGAGGAAACACTGAAATATCACAACTTGGCTTACGCAGAGCAGGAAGGCCGTGTAACGGAGCTTGAATCTGGCGGCGAATACCAATGGCGTAAAGACGGCGAGGACCACCTGTTTAGTCCGCAGACGATCCACACCCTGCAGATGGCGGCTCGCTCCAATGATTATAAGCTTTACAAAAAATTCTCCAATCTTGTTCAAGGCGAGGATAAGAAGCATATGATGCTTCGTTCATTGCTGAGATTTAAGGATGGCAGAACAGCGATTCCAATCGAAGAGGTTGAACCGCTGGAATCCATTCTTAAACGGTTCAAGACAGGCGCTATGTCCTTCGGCTCGATTAGTAAGGAAGCGCATGAAAGCCTTGCGATTGCGATGAATCGCCTTGGCGGACGTTCAAATACAGGAGAAGGCGGCGAGGACCCAGCGCGCTTTATTCCAGATGCGAACGGCGATTCCCGCCGCAGTGCAATCAAGCAGGTGGCCTCGGGACGCTTCGGCGTAACGAGCAACTACTTGGTCAATGCGGATGAAATTCAAATCAAGATGGCGCAAGGCGCGAAGCCAGGAGAAGGCGGACAGCTGCCAGGACGCAAAGTATACCCTTGGGTTGCCGAGGTTCGTGGCTCCACGCCAGGTGTAGGCTTAATCTCGCCTCCGCCGCATCATGATATTTATTCCATCGAGGATTTGGCTGAGCTGGTTCATGATTTGAAAAATGCGAACCCGCGTGCGCGCATTAACGTTAAACTCGTATCCGAGGTTGGCGTTGGTACGATTGCAGCAGGTGTTGCTAAAGGCCGTGCCGACATTATTATGGTCAGCGGTTATGATGGAGGAACGGGCGCATCTCCGATGAACTCGATTCGTCATGCGGGCTTACCGTGGGAGCTTGGTCTAGCTGAGACCCACCAGACGCTGATGATCAACAATTTGCGTGATCGTGTTACGCTTGAAACAGACGGCAAAATGATGAACGGACGCGATGTTGCGATCGCTGTTTTGCTCGGAGCTGAAGAGTATGGCTTCTCGACAGCACCGCTAGTTGTACTCGGTTGTGTGATGATGCGCGTTTGTCAGCTGGACACATGTCCGGTCGGTGTAGCCACGCAAAATCCAGAGCTGCGCGCGAAATTTATGGGTGATCCAAGCCATGTGGTCAACTACCTGCGTTTCGTTGGTGAAGAGCTGCGGGAAATTATGGCTGAGCTTGGTTTCCGTACGATTCAGGAGATGGTTGGCCGCGTAGATATTCTTGAAGCGAAGCATCTGGCTGATCATTACAAAGCGAAGGGTCTTGACCTGTCGCCGCTATTGTATCAACCGGAAGTATCTCAGGATGCTATTCGATACTGTGCGCAAGAGCAAAACCATGGTTTGGATTTGTCCCTTGACGTTCAGGAGCTGGTACCAGCAGCGAAAGCCGCTCTGGAAAATGGGGAGCAAGTACGTGGTACATTCCCAATTTTGAATACGAACCGTGTTGTGGGAACAGTGCTTGGCAGCGAAGTGACGCGTCGTTATGGCGCGAAGGGCTTGCCAGAGGATACAATTTCCTTCCACTTCGTTGGTTCGGCAGGCCAAAGCTTTGGCGCTTTCGTTCCTCAAGGCATTACGCTATCGCTGGAAGGCGATTCGAATGACTATGTAGGTAAAGGACTTTCCGGTGGAAAGGTCATTGTGGCTCCTTCCTCGAAGGCAACCTTTGCCGCTGAGGAAAATGTCATTATTGGCAACACGGCACTCTATGGGGCAACAAGCGGCGAAGCTTATATTCGCGGTATTGCCGGCGAGCGCTTCGCAGTTCGCAACAGCGGCGTGAACGTTGTTGTTGAGGGCGTGGGCGATCATGGCTGTGAATATATGACGGGCGGAAGAGTTGTCATTCTTGGCCAGACTGGCCGTAACTTTGCAGCGGGGATGTCAGGCGGTGTTGCATACATCTATGACGAGCAAGGAGACTTCTACAAGCATTGCAATATCGAAATGGTATTGCTGGAGCGCCTTGAAGACGAAGCCGACATTGCAGAGCTGCGCGGCATGATTGAACGCCATGTTGCTTATACGGATAGCGCTATTGGCGGTCGTGTGCTAAATGAATGGGATCAATCACTTGCTAATTTCGTAAAAGTCATTCCGAAAGATTATAAGAAAATGCTGGAGTATATCCGCAAAGCTGAAGACTCCGGGTTGACGGAAGACGCAGCGCTGCTGTCAGCATTTGAAGCCAGCATGAAAGAGCTTGCCCGCACAGGCGGCTAA
- a CDS encoding helix-turn-helix transcriptional regulator gives MNIGSRIAQLRDDRHWTQEQTAAKLGISRAALSHYEKNRREPDSETLKKFADLYQVSVDFLVGRTLHPQTVLSDDVRNFTEHLELADDEILEKFNLSIDGRKLTVEETKRFIAFVRAERMMN, from the coding sequence ATGAATATAGGCAGCAGAATTGCTCAATTGAGAGATGACAGACATTGGACACAAGAGCAAACCGCAGCAAAGCTTGGCATTTCACGTGCTGCTTTATCTCATTACGAGAAAAATCGCCGGGAACCAGATTCCGAGACATTGAAAAAATTTGCCGATCTATACCAAGTGTCCGTAGATTTTCTTGTTGGGCGCACCCTTCATCCGCAAACGGTGCTTAGCGACGACGTTCGCAATTTTACCGAGCATTTGGAGCTAGCCGATGATGAAATATTGGAGAAGTTTAATTTGAGTATTGATGGGCGTAAGTTGACAGTGGAAGAAACGAAACGGTTTATCGCTTTTGTACGAGCGGAGAGAATGATGAATTAG
- a CDS encoding PilZ domain-containing protein: MDAKEEYSRSNVRLKLKPGIKAGLRLLNRHGVLISPSTGTVLVLNLSQEGLCFWSSLRLPVHRLYMVEIRMKLSGKNIRLQGNVVWRKRTDNVFEYGMHFEPPLLIKSIITRLLNEQLLAQHPQQQKIHQLYRSLNARSTFVN; the protein is encoded by the coding sequence ATGGATGCTAAAGAAGAATATTCGCGTAGCAACGTCCGTTTAAAGCTTAAGCCAGGCATTAAAGCAGGGCTAAGGCTGCTCAATCGGCATGGCGTATTAATAAGTCCATCTACTGGAACGGTGCTGGTGCTGAATTTAAGTCAGGAGGGGTTATGCTTCTGGTCTTCTTTAAGACTCCCCGTACATCGGCTTTATATGGTAGAAATTCGCATGAAGCTGTCCGGCAAAAACATCCGGCTTCAGGGAAATGTCGTTTGGCGTAAACGAACGGATAATGTTTTCGAATACGGTATGCATTTCGAGCCCCCACTGCTTATCAAATCCATTATTACCCGCCTATTAAATGAACAATTACTCGCCCAACATCCGCAGCAGCAGAAAATCCATCAGCTATACCGCAGTTTGAACGCAAGAAGCACTTTTGTCAATTGA
- a CDS encoding LCP family protein codes for MKRWVKRSLIIVSTVCLVAGLGTALYSRYLYGKFEKTADDMFEPIISTPYVSSDSELQVSGIEEAIIGQKPFTVLVMGVDERTNDRGRTDTLIVMGVNPHKHSIFMFNIPRDTRTAIIGHGTTDKINHAYAFGGVEMSKQTVEHFLDYPIDYYIRVNMEGFSKIIDKLGGVTVNNPYAFDFSGYTFEQGPIQLNGEQALLYSRMRYEDPKGDRGRNDRQRAVLKQLISNVFTLYGAAQLSDLLAEMGDNVRTNITFDEMKTFFKEYGTGIEKLDSAEIGGTGKMIDKVWYYIVGDQERNRIHELLKKQMSI; via the coding sequence GTGAAACGATGGGTGAAACGCTCGCTTATCATCGTAAGTACCGTATGCTTGGTCGCTGGCTTGGGAACGGCTTTATACAGCAGGTATCTTTATGGAAAGTTTGAAAAAACGGCTGATGATATGTTTGAGCCCATCATTTCTACTCCGTACGTAAGCTCCGATTCGGAGTTGCAGGTATCCGGTATAGAAGAAGCCATAATCGGTCAGAAGCCCTTCACCGTATTAGTGATGGGAGTAGACGAGAGGACAAATGATCGCGGACGAACAGATACGCTGATCGTCATGGGAGTGAACCCGCACAAGCATTCGATCTTTATGTTCAACATTCCGCGTGATACGAGAACGGCGATTATTGGGCATGGCACGACTGACAAAATAAATCATGCCTACGCTTTTGGGGGGGTGGAAATGTCAAAGCAGACGGTGGAGCATTTTCTTGATTATCCGATTGATTATTATATTCGGGTCAATATGGAGGGTTTCTCGAAAATCATTGACAAGCTTGGCGGAGTAACCGTCAACAATCCATATGCTTTTGATTTCAGCGGTTATACGTTTGAGCAAGGGCCCATTCAGTTAAATGGTGAACAGGCGCTGCTTTATTCTCGCATGAGATATGAGGACCCGAAAGGGGACAGGGGGAGAAATGACCGTCAGCGCGCTGTCCTGAAGCAGCTTATATCCAATGTGTTTACCTTATATGGGGCTGCACAATTAAGCGATCTGCTTGCGGAGATGGGCGACAATGTAAGAACGAATATAACCTTTGATGAGATGAAAACCTTTTTTAAAGAATATGGGACAGGGATCGAAAAGCTGGATAGCGCTGAAATAGGCGGCACCGGTAAGATGATAGATAAGGTTTGGTATTATATCGTCGGTGATCAGGAGCGCAATCGAATTCACGAGCTTCTAAAAAAACAAATGAGCATATAA
- a CDS encoding ABC transporter ATP-binding protein — protein MLNVTKRIGKRTIIDHLSLDLPAGEVFGFLGPNGAGKTTMIRMMVGLISITEGEIKIDGHSISKQFEKAIRHVGAIVENPEMYKYMTGYQNLVHFARMVPGVEQSRIQEVTELVGLSSRIHDKVNTYSLGMRQRLGVAQAILHRPKLLILDEPTNGLDPMGIRELRDYLQRLAKQEGLAIFVSSHLLAEMELMCDRVAIIQQGKLVEVVKVEKNRESEQTAMQRVVFEVDDLEAALAVAAAEGIAGERAGQAIAVGADKEAVAIFNAKLVASGIKVYAIQAQYQSLEDRFLEKTGGAQRV, from the coding sequence ATGCTAAATGTAACGAAGCGCATCGGCAAACGGACGATCATTGATCATCTTAGCCTTGACTTGCCGGCTGGTGAAGTGTTCGGCTTCCTTGGTCCGAATGGAGCAGGAAAGACAACGATGATCCGAATGATGGTCGGCCTCATCTCAATAACGGAGGGCGAAATCAAAATCGATGGCCACAGCATCTCAAAGCAATTTGAGAAAGCAATTCGCCATGTCGGTGCCATTGTCGAAAATCCCGAGATGTACAAATATATGACCGGATATCAAAATCTGGTTCATTTTGCCCGGATGGTTCCTGGCGTTGAGCAGTCGCGAATTCAAGAGGTAACGGAGCTTGTCGGGCTTAGCTCGCGCATTCATGATAAAGTCAATACCTATTCGCTTGGAATGCGGCAGCGGCTGGGCGTAGCGCAGGCGATTTTGCATCGTCCAAAGCTGCTTATTTTGGATGAGCCGACGAACGGGCTTGATCCCATGGGCATTCGCGAGCTGCGGGATTATTTGCAAAGGCTGGCCAAGCAAGAAGGACTCGCGATATTCGTCTCCAGCCATTTGTTAGCCGAGATGGAGCTAATGTGCGACCGGGTGGCCATCATCCAGCAAGGCAAGCTTGTCGAGGTCGTCAAGGTTGAGAAAAACAGGGAGTCAGAACAAACGGCCATGCAGCGGGTTGTATTTGAAGTAGACGACTTAGAGGCGGCGCTTGCTGTTGCGGCAGCTGAGGGGATAGCCGGGGAAAGGGCTGGCCAAGCCATCGCTGTTGGGGCGGATAAAGAAGCAGTCGCAATCTTTAATGCGAAGCTCGTAGCGTCAGGCATTAAAGTATACGCCATTCAGGCACAGTATCAATCTTTAGAGGATCGGTTCCTCGAGAAGACGGGGGGCGCTCAACGTGTATAA
- a CDS encoding ABC transporter permease subunit, producing the protein MYNFSKLLLNENMKIYLRTRTWIMTGLLLALVIFMTVPVYFISKDSAPSMWTLVKYESAVGYLLIAMFTAVVAAGSVAEEFTSGTIKLLLIRPWMRWKILLSKYLSVVLFALFQVLLLYAFTIAFNFLFFDSTNVTAGEIHGFFMDDGKYEGSAAVYNMKYYAMRFIALLVTSMIAFMLSTVFRSGGLAIGLSIFLVFSSISVGPFIGLINYEWVDYLFFVQLDLVPYLAGEVGGRTLGFAISVLAVYYALFAALTWFVFEKRDVGA; encoded by the coding sequence GTGTATAACTTCAGCAAGCTGCTATTGAATGAAAATATGAAAATCTATCTCCGCACAAGAACATGGATTATGACGGGGCTACTGCTGGCGTTGGTTATATTTATGACCGTACCTGTTTATTTTATATCCAAAGATAGTGCGCCATCCATGTGGACACTTGTAAAATATGAATCAGCTGTAGGTTATTTGCTTATTGCAATGTTCACAGCCGTTGTTGCGGCGGGGAGTGTTGCTGAGGAGTTTACGAGCGGAACGATTAAGCTGCTGCTCATTCGCCCATGGATGAGATGGAAGATTTTATTGTCCAAATATCTTTCGGTCGTATTGTTCGCGTTGTTTCAGGTCTTGCTGTTATATGCATTTACTATTGCATTCAATTTTTTATTTTTTGACTCTACGAATGTAACGGCAGGAGAGATTCACGGCTTCTTCATGGACGATGGAAAATATGAAGGGTCGGCAGCCGTATATAATATGAAATATTATGCAATGCGCTTTATTGCACTGCTTGTGACATCAATGATCGCGTTTATGCTGTCAACAGTATTTCGTAGCGGCGGACTTGCCATTGGACTATCCATTTTTCTCGTATTTTCCTCCATCTCTGTTGGACCTTTTATCGGGCTAATCAACTATGAGTGGGTGGACTACTTGTTTTTCGTCCAATTGGATTTGGTGCCTTATTTGGCCGGAGAAGTAGGCGGTCGGACGCTCGGCTTTGCGATTAGCGTGCTTGCCGTCTATTATGCGCTATTTGCAGCGCTGACCTGGTTCGTGTTCGAGAAGCGTGACGTTGGCGCTTAG
- a CDS encoding polymer-forming cytoskeletal protein: MSMFKENKRISPTDTLIGQGTHAEGKLISEAGLRIEGEYRGDIECAGDVIIGESGIARSNITAKDVTVAGKLFGDITTKGRLTITATGQIAGNINAHSLIIQDGGSFNGTSHMERGQAPLTRPLSETDGAGKEATAKDGSNRDKARQAV, encoded by the coding sequence ATGTCTATGTTTAAGGAAAACAAACGAATATCTCCCACGGATACATTAATTGGGCAGGGGACCCATGCGGAAGGCAAGCTGATCTCGGAAGCAGGCCTCCGTATTGAAGGCGAATACCGTGGAGACATTGAATGTGCAGGAGATGTTATTATTGGCGAATCTGGCATAGCACGTTCTAACATAACCGCAAAGGATGTGACTGTGGCGGGCAAGCTTTTCGGCGATATTACGACGAAGGGACGGCTCACCATTACCGCAACCGGGCAAATCGCAGGGAACATTAACGCCCATTCCTTAATCATTCAAGATGGTGGAAGCTTCAATGGCACCAGCCATATGGAACGGGGGCAGGCCCCACTTACACGCCCGCTCTCCGAAACGGACGGTGCAGGCAAAGAAGCGACTGCTAAAGACGGCAGCAATCGGGATAAAGCCCGTCAGGCCGTCTAG
- a CDS encoding M23 family metallopeptidase translates to MNRSPHSKWSFVVMRGADKTVKQFHVSKRSVIAAPAAAALAVSGCFAALQLKSVFELHELEAQLVEQATQQDEQTQQYQHTVANKDETILALQQQLASLAQQTEDMQTRVDELLALENKLKAFIEKYGSSDSGIDTSSHMPRQQSEQLYKREQALAQQAGYETSASPQTSGMSFRALAASTSIDVQSLSEMVDALEETMAQTLRQAQTRRLQVDSYPSGWPTYSKKLTSSFGYRKDPFTGKAVFHAGIDIGGKAGDPVFSAADGTIKEVGTGGSEGNYIIVDHHNGLHSVYMHLQSMEAKEGEQVVRGEKIGLLGSTGRSTGPHLHFQIMQGDEAVNPLPYLLQPS, encoded by the coding sequence TTGAATCGATCGCCCCATTCAAAGTGGTCATTTGTAGTCATGCGCGGCGCCGACAAAACAGTCAAGCAGTTTCATGTCTCAAAGCGATCCGTCATTGCGGCTCCCGCCGCCGCCGCACTGGCCGTGTCGGGCTGCTTTGCCGCGCTGCAGCTCAAATCCGTCTTTGAGCTGCATGAGCTCGAGGCGCAGCTTGTGGAGCAGGCAACGCAGCAGGATGAACAGACGCAGCAGTATCAGCATACCGTCGCCAATAAGGATGAGACGATCCTCGCCCTACAGCAGCAGCTAGCAAGTCTTGCTCAGCAAACCGAGGACATGCAGACGCGTGTAGATGAGCTTCTTGCACTTGAAAACAAGCTCAAAGCGTTCATCGAGAAATATGGCAGCTCTGATTCTGGGATAGACACAAGCAGCCACATGCCTCGCCAGCAATCTGAACAGCTGTATAAGCGCGAGCAGGCTTTGGCACAGCAAGCCGGCTATGAGACCAGCGCTTCCCCGCAAACGAGCGGAATGTCCTTTCGAGCTTTGGCTGCTTCTACCTCAATTGACGTTCAATCGTTGAGCGAAATGGTCGATGCTTTGGAGGAAACGATGGCGCAGACGCTTCGGCAAGCTCAAACAAGAAGACTGCAGGTCGATTCCTATCCATCGGGCTGGCCTACCTATTCGAAGAAGCTGACCTCCAGCTTCGGCTACCGCAAAGACCCTTTTACAGGGAAAGCTGTCTTTCATGCCGGTATTGATATTGGCGGCAAAGCTGGCGACCCTGTTTTCAGCGCGGCGGATGGAACGATTAAGGAGGTTGGCACTGGAGGCTCAGAGGGCAACTATATTATTGTCGACCATCATAACGGACTGCACAGCGTCTATATGCATTTGCAAAGCATGGAAGCCAAGGAGGGAGAACAGGTCGTACGGGGTGAAAAAATCGGCTTGCTAGGCTCTACCGGCAGAAGCACTGGACCTCATCTTCATTTTCAAATTATGCAGGGCGATGAGGCCGTCAATCCTTTGCCCTACTTGCTTCAACCATCCTAA